In a genomic window of Zonotrichia albicollis isolate bZonAlb1 chromosome 7, bZonAlb1.hap1, whole genome shotgun sequence:
- the RGR gene encoding RPE-retinal G protein-coupled receptor, with amino-acid sequence MVTAHPLPEGFTEIEVFAIGTALLVEALLGFCLNGLTIISFRKIKELRTPSNLLVLSIALADCGICINAFIAAFSSFLRYWPYGSDGCQIHGFHGFLTALASISSSAAVAWDRYHHYCTRSRLQWSTAASMMVFAWLFAAFWSVMPLLGWGEYDYEPLRTCCTLDYSKGDRNYVTFLFALSTFNFMIPGFIMLTAYQSIHQKFRKTGNFKFNTGLPLKTLVICWGPYCLLCSYAAVENVMFIPPKYRMIPALVAKTVPTVDAFVYALGNENYRGGIWQFLTGQKIEKAEVDNKTK; translated from the exons ATGGTCACTGCACACCCTCTCCCTGAAGGCTTCACTGAAATAGAAGTGTTTGCCAttggcactgccctgctggTAGAAG CCCTGCTTGGTTTCTGTCTGAATGGCTTGACAATTATTTCTTTCCGCAAAATCAAAGAGCTGCGGACGCCGAGCAATCTGCTGGTGCTCAGCATCGCCCTGGCTGACTGCGGGATTTGCATCAACGCCTTCATCGCTGCCTTCTCCAGCTTCCTCAG ATACTGGCCCTATGGCTCTGATGGCTGTCAAATCCATGGATTCCATGGCTTCCTGACAGCCCTGGCCAGCATTAGCTCCAGCGCTGCCGTGGCCTGGGACCGATACCATCACTACTGTACAA GGAGCAGGCTGCAGTGGAGCACAGCTGCCTCCATGATGGTGTTTGCATGGCTGTTTGCTGCCTTCTGGTCCGTGATGCCCTTGCTGGGGTGGGGAGAATACGACTACGAACCCCTCCGAACCTGCTGCACCCTGGACTACAGCaaaggggacag AAACTATGTCACATTCCTTTTTGCTCTGTCCACTTTCAATTTCATGATCCCAGGCTTCATCATGCTGACAGCCTATCAGTCCATACACCAAAAGTTCAGGAAAACTGGGAACTTTAAG TTTAACACTGGTTTGCCACTGAAGACACTGGTCATTTGCTGGGGTCCCTACTGCCTCCTGTGCTCCTATGCAGCAGTGGAAAATGTGATGTTCATTCCACCAAAATACCGCATG ATTCCTGCTCTTGTTGCCAAGACTGTGCCAACGGTGGATGCCTTTGTATATGCCCTGGGAAATGAAAACTACAGAGGAGGAATATGGCAGTTCCTCACAGGACAGAAGATTGAGAAAGCAGAGGTTGATAATAAAACTAAATAA